The Pseudomonas sp. R4-35-07 genome contains a region encoding:
- a CDS encoding 2-hydroxyacid dehydrogenase has translation MRVILFSSQAYDRESFLGEPRPQGIELQFQPARLNLDTVALAERHEVVCAFINDDLSAPVLEQLASGGTRLIALRSAGYNHVDLHAAKRLGLSVVRVPAYSPHAVAEHAVALILALNRRLHRAYNRTRDGDFSLHGLTGFDLVGKTVGVVGTGQIGATFARIMAGFGCQLLAYDPFPNPQLQAMGARYVSLPELLAEAQIISLHCPLTAESKHLIDTRALAHMQPGAMLINTGRGGLVDTPALVEALKNGQLGYLGLDVYEEEAQLFFEDRSDLPLQDDVLARLLTFPNVIITAHQAFLTREALAAIAGTTLANIAAWADGRAQNLVEG, from the coding sequence ATGCGCGTGATTCTTTTCAGCAGCCAGGCCTACGACCGCGAGAGTTTTCTCGGTGAGCCGCGCCCTCAGGGCATCGAGCTGCAATTCCAACCCGCCCGCCTCAACCTCGACACCGTCGCCCTGGCCGAACGGCACGAGGTGGTCTGCGCGTTTATCAACGATGATCTCAGCGCCCCGGTGCTCGAGCAACTGGCCAGTGGCGGTACGCGCCTGATTGCGTTGCGCTCGGCCGGCTACAACCATGTTGACCTGCACGCCGCCAAGCGCCTGGGCCTGAGCGTGGTGCGCGTACCGGCCTACTCGCCCCACGCCGTGGCCGAACATGCCGTGGCATTGATCCTTGCCCTGAACCGGCGCCTGCACCGCGCCTACAACCGCACCCGCGATGGCGATTTCAGCCTGCACGGGCTCACCGGTTTCGATCTGGTCGGCAAAACCGTCGGCGTGGTCGGCACCGGGCAGATCGGCGCCACCTTCGCCAGGATCATGGCCGGTTTTGGCTGCCAGTTGCTGGCCTACGACCCCTTCCCCAACCCTCAGCTGCAAGCCATGGGCGCGCGCTACGTGAGCCTGCCCGAATTGCTCGCCGAGGCGCAGATCATCAGCCTGCATTGTCCGCTGACCGCCGAGAGTAAACACCTGATCGACACACGCGCCCTGGCACACATGCAACCAGGTGCCATGCTGATCAATACCGGTCGCGGCGGCTTGGTCGACACGCCGGCACTGGTCGAGGCGCTCAAGAACGGCCAACTCGGTTACCTGGGGCTGGATGTCTATGAGGAAGAGGCGCAGCTGTTTTTCGAGGACCGCTCGGACCTGCCCCTGCAAGACGACGTGCTCGCCCGCCTGTTGACCTTTCCCAATGTGATCATCACCGCCCACCAGGCCTTCCTGACCCGCGAGGCGCTGGCGGCGATTGCCGGCACGACGCTGGCCAATATTGCGGCGTGGGCCGATGGCCGCGCGCAGAACCTCGTTGAGGGATGA
- a CDS encoding META domain-containing protein: MKGLLLAAVGAALSGCAGDAVKLKQDHSYVVEWIGERPLMDYAHLTVTLGADGRAYGNGGCNHWFAPYTLEGDKLSFGPIGSTRKMCAEALMEQEHRFFQALQGVQRWDISPIEQTRFWPAQGKPIRLWLEEG; this comes from the coding sequence ATGAAGGGCCTGCTGCTCGCCGCCGTGGGCGCGGCCCTGAGTGGCTGCGCTGGCGATGCGGTCAAGCTCAAGCAGGATCACAGCTACGTGGTGGAGTGGATAGGCGAGCGGCCCTTGATGGACTACGCGCACCTGACCGTCACCCTCGGTGCCGATGGGCGCGCCTATGGCAATGGCGGCTGCAACCACTGGTTTGCGCCGTACACCCTCGAAGGCGACAAGCTCAGCTTCGGCCCGATCGGCAGCACCCGCAAAATGTGCGCCGAGGCGTTAATGGAACAGGAGCACCGCTTCTTCCAGGCCCTGCAGGGCGTACAGCGCTGGGACATCTCGCCGATCGAACAGACCCGCTTCTGGCCGGCCCAAGGCAAGCCGATCCGCCTGTGGCTTGAAGAAGGCTGA
- a CDS encoding TlpA disulfide reductase family protein: protein MTRRLIGALAIITTLLLSGCGNDYGVDQYGQKIPAERLDKQWLVVNYWAEWCGPCRTEIPELNALAEQLKAQNVGVFGVNFDNVQGEELKAASDKLGIKFTVLAQNPEGIFDIPRSEALPVTYIIDDKGKVREQLMGEQTAQGVLAKLKALRG, encoded by the coding sequence ATGACTAGGCGACTGATCGGTGCATTGGCGATCATCACAACCCTGCTGCTCAGTGGCTGCGGTAACGATTACGGCGTTGACCAGTATGGCCAGAAAATACCGGCCGAACGCCTGGACAAGCAGTGGCTGGTGGTCAATTACTGGGCTGAATGGTGTGGCCCGTGTCGCACGGAAATCCCCGAGCTCAACGCCTTGGCCGAGCAACTCAAAGCGCAGAACGTGGGCGTGTTCGGGGTCAATTTCGACAATGTGCAGGGTGAGGAGCTCAAAGCCGCCAGCGACAAGCTGGGTATCAAGTTCACCGTGCTGGCGCAGAACCCGGAAGGGATCTTCGATATTCCACGCAGCGAGGCGCTGCCGGTGACCTACATTATTGATGACAAGGGCAAGGTGCGCGAACAACTGATGGGTGAGCAGACGGCGCAAGGGGTATTGGCCAAGCTCAAGGCCCTGCGCGGTTAA
- the arsC gene encoding arsenate reductase (glutaredoxin) (This arsenate reductase requires both glutathione and glutaredoxin to convert arsenate to arsenite, after which the efflux transporter formed by ArsA and ArsB can extrude the arsenite from the cell, providing resistance.), with the protein MTDLTLYHNPRCSKSRGALELLEARGLTPTVVRYLETPLNAAQLQALLIKLGLSARQLLRSGEEEYKSLNLADAGLSEAQLIAAIAEHPKLMERPILETADKAVIGRPPENILELLP; encoded by the coding sequence ATGACCGATCTGACGCTTTATCACAACCCGCGCTGCTCGAAATCCCGCGGTGCGCTTGAACTGCTGGAAGCCCGCGGCCTCACGCCTACCGTGGTGCGCTACCTTGAAACCCCACTGAACGCGGCGCAACTACAAGCCCTGCTGATCAAACTTGGCCTAAGCGCCCGCCAATTGTTGCGCAGCGGCGAAGAGGAATACAAAAGCCTCAACCTGGCCGACGCCGGTCTCAGCGAAGCGCAGTTGATCGCCGCCATCGCCGAACACCCCAAGCTGATGGAACGCCCGATCCTGGAAACCGCCGATAAAGCCGTCATTGGCCGTCCGCCGGAAAACATACTGGAGCTGCTGCCGTGA
- the wrbA gene encoding NAD(P)H:quinone oxidoreductase has translation MARQIARGIEQGGMEARLRTVPAISTECEAVAPSIPDEGALYASLDDLKNCSGLALGSPTRFGNMAAPLKYFLDGTSNLWLTGALVGKPAGVFTSTASLHGGQETTLMSMLLPLLHHGMLITGLPYSEQALLDTQGGGTPYGASHHAGPDGKRMLDPHEITLCRALGLRLAKTATLLENGRGQAA, from the coding sequence ATGGCCCGGCAGATTGCCCGGGGTATCGAGCAAGGCGGCATGGAAGCCCGGCTGCGCACCGTGCCGGCGATCTCCACCGAGTGCGAAGCCGTGGCGCCGAGTATTCCGGACGAGGGCGCGCTGTATGCCAGCCTGGATGACCTGAAAAACTGCTCGGGTCTGGCCCTCGGCAGCCCGACGCGCTTTGGCAACATGGCCGCACCGCTCAAGTACTTCCTCGATGGCACCAGCAACCTGTGGCTCACCGGCGCCCTGGTCGGCAAACCTGCTGGCGTGTTCACCTCCACCGCCAGCCTGCACGGCGGCCAGGAGACCACGCTGATGTCGATGCTGCTGCCGCTGTTGCACCACGGCATGCTGATCACCGGCCTGCCCTACAGCGAGCAGGCGCTGCTCGACACCCAGGGCGGCGGTACGCCGTATGGGGCCAGCCACCATGCCGGGCCTGATGGCAAGCGCATGCTCGACCCCCATGAAATCACCCTGTGCCGCGCCCTGGGCCTGCGTCTGGCAAAAACCGCCACACTGCTGGAGAACGGCCGTGGCCAGGCAGCCTAA
- a CDS encoding DUF2069 domain-containing protein has product MARQPKVLPPQAWLEPRVKLARALSLLAFFGLVGLLCVYYLFVADLHGARPWVILLIELVPLLVLAPGMILGSARGHSWMCFVVNLYFIKGALAAYDPNRQGFGVLEMVASLALFCTALLYVRWRHQLNRRLAAV; this is encoded by the coding sequence GTGGCCAGGCAGCCTAAGGTCCTTCCGCCCCAGGCGTGGCTGGAGCCGCGGGTCAAGCTCGCGCGCGCACTGAGCCTTCTGGCGTTTTTTGGCCTGGTGGGCTTGTTGTGCGTGTACTACCTGTTCGTCGCCGACCTGCACGGGGCGCGTCCGTGGGTGATCCTGCTGATCGAACTGGTGCCGCTGCTGGTGCTGGCGCCAGGCATGATCCTGGGCAGCGCACGCGGGCATTCGTGGATGTGCTTTGTGGTGAATCTGTATTTCATCAAGGGCGCGCTGGCGGCGTATGACCCGAACCGGCAAGGGTTCGGGGTGCTTGAGATGGTGGCGAGCCTGGCGCTGTTTTGTACGGCGTTGCTGTATGTGCGCTGGCGCCACCAGTTGAATCGGCGGTTGGCGGCAGTCTGA
- a CDS encoding DNA-3-methyladenine glycosylase I: protein MRDYKWLHEYCLNRFGSAAQLEAHLPVPKTPAQLRRISADRYLSTLALRVFRAGLKHSVVDAKWPAFEQVFFGFDPEKVVLMGAEHLERLMQDARIIRHLGKLKSVPRNAQMILDITQEKGSFGAFIAEWPVTDIVGLWKYLSKHGHQLGGLSAPRFLRMVGKDTFVPSYDVVAALNAQKIVDKVPTSLRDLATVQGAFNQWHAESGRPMCQLSMMLAYTVNH from the coding sequence ATGCGCGATTACAAGTGGCTGCACGAATATTGTCTGAACCGTTTTGGTTCAGCGGCCCAGTTGGAAGCCCATCTGCCGGTACCCAAGACCCCGGCGCAATTGCGCAGGATCAGCGCTGACCGCTACCTGTCGACCCTGGCGCTGCGCGTGTTCCGTGCCGGCTTGAAGCACAGCGTAGTGGACGCCAAGTGGCCGGCGTTCGAACAGGTGTTCTTTGGCTTCGACCCGGAAAAAGTCGTGCTGATGGGCGCCGAGCATTTGGAACGCCTGATGCAGGACGCTCGCATTATCCGTCACCTGGGCAAGCTCAAGAGCGTGCCGCGCAATGCGCAGATGATCCTGGATATCACCCAGGAGAAGGGCAGCTTCGGCGCGTTTATCGCCGAGTGGCCGGTCACCGATATCGTTGGGCTATGGAAGTACCTGAGCAAGCACGGTCACCAGTTGGGCGGCCTGTCGGCACCGCGCTTTTTGCGCATGGTGGGCAAGGACACTTTTGTGCCGAGCTATGACGTGGTGGCGGCATTGAATGCGCAGAAGATCGTCGACAAGGTGCCTACCAGCCTGCGCGACCTGGCGACGGTGCAGGGCGCTTTCAACCAGTGGCATGCCGAAAGTGGGCGACCGATGTGCCAGTTGTCGATGATGCTGGCTTACACCGTCAACCATTGA
- the ttcA gene encoding tRNA 2-thiocytidine(32) synthetase TtcA, with the protein MGTLTVNQNKLQKRLRRLAGEAVADFNMIEEGDKVMVCLSGGKDSYTLLDVLLHLQKVAPIKFEIVAVNMDQKQPGFPEHVLPAYLKKLGVEYHIVEKDTYSVVKQLIPEGKTTCSLCSRLRRGTLYTFADEIGATKMALGHHRDDIVETFFLNMFFNGSLKAMPPKLRADDGRNVVIRPLAYCNEKDIQAYADFKQFPIIPCNLCGSQENLQRQVVKDMLLEWERKTPGRTESIFRSLQNVIPSQLADRNLFDFTSLKIDETAASRFVNVVNL; encoded by the coding sequence ATGGGCACTCTTACGGTCAACCAGAACAAACTGCAAAAACGCCTGCGTCGCCTGGCCGGTGAAGCGGTCGCCGACTTCAACATGATCGAGGAGGGCGACAAGGTCATGGTCTGCCTTTCCGGCGGCAAAGACAGCTATACCCTGCTCGATGTGCTGCTGCACCTGCAAAAGGTCGCGCCGATCAAGTTCGAGATCGTCGCCGTCAACATGGACCAGAAGCAGCCGGGCTTTCCCGAGCACGTACTGCCGGCCTATCTCAAGAAACTGGGCGTCGAGTACCACATCGTCGAGAAAGACACTTATTCGGTGGTCAAGCAGTTGATCCCCGAAGGCAAGACCACCTGCTCGCTGTGCTCGCGCCTGCGGCGGGGCACGCTCTATACCTTTGCCGATGAAATCGGCGCGACCAAGATGGCCCTGGGACATCATCGCGACGATATCGTCGAAACCTTCTTCCTCAACATGTTCTTCAACGGTTCGCTCAAGGCCATGCCGCCCAAGCTGCGTGCCGATGACGGGCGCAACGTGGTGATCCGCCCGCTGGCGTATTGCAACGAGAAGGACATCCAGGCGTATGCCGACTTCAAGCAATTTCCGATCATTCCGTGCAACCTGTGCGGCTCCCAGGAAAACCTGCAGCGCCAAGTGGTCAAGGACATGCTGCTGGAGTGGGAACGCAAGACGCCGGGCCGCACCGAGAGCATCTTCCGCAGCCTGCAGAATGTGATCCCGTCGCAATTGGCCGACCGCAACCTGTTCGACTTCACCAGCCTGAAAATCGATGAAACCGCCGCCTCGCGTTTCGTCAATGTAGTGAACCTCTGA
- a CDS encoding Yip1 family protein, translated as MIHHVVGLFTHPDQEWREIRGDKEESISHMYLTHTLVLAAIPAVSAFIGTTQVGWVIGSRAPVMLTQESALWMTLMSYAAMLGGVAVMGAFIHWMARTYDANPSMARCVAFATYTATPLFIGGLAALYPHMWLGMVVGTAAICYTVYLLYVGLPTFMSIDPDEGFLFSSSVLAVGLVVLVAIMAFTVIVWGLGVGPIYTS; from the coding sequence ATGATCCATCACGTCGTGGGGCTGTTTACCCATCCCGATCAGGAATGGCGGGAAATTCGTGGCGATAAAGAAGAAAGCATCAGCCACATGTACCTCACCCATACCCTGGTTCTCGCGGCGATTCCCGCCGTCTCTGCATTTATCGGCACCACCCAGGTCGGCTGGGTCATCGGCAGCCGCGCACCGGTCATGCTGACCCAGGAAAGCGCGCTGTGGATGACCCTGATGTCCTACGCTGCAATGCTCGGCGGCGTGGCGGTGATGGGCGCGTTCATTCACTGGATGGCCCGCACCTACGACGCCAACCCCAGCATGGCGCGCTGCGTGGCTTTTGCCACCTACACAGCGACGCCTCTGTTTATTGGCGGGCTGGCGGCGCTTTATCCGCACATGTGGCTGGGCATGGTCGTGGGCACGGCGGCGATCTGCTACACGGTATACCTGCTGTATGTGGGGCTGCCGACCTTCATGAGTATCGACCCGGATGAAGGCTTCCTGTTTTCCAGCTCGGTACTGGCTGTAGGACTGGTGGTACTGGTGGCGATCATGGCGTTTACCGTGATCGTCTGGGGCTTGGGCGTTGGGCCGATCTACACCAGTTAA
- a CDS encoding SprT family zinc-dependent metalloprotease translates to MPEQLNTRVEDCFLQAESFFKRSFKRPKVSLKLRGQKAGVAHLHENMLRFNPQLYRENSQHFLKQTVAHEVAHLIAHQLFGERIQPHGEEWQLIMRGVYELPPDRCHTYEVKRRQVTRYIYRCPCANSDFPFSPQRHGLVGQGRRYLCRRCRQTLVFTGETRVE, encoded by the coding sequence ATGCCCGAGCAACTCAATACCCGCGTCGAAGATTGTTTCCTGCAAGCCGAATCCTTTTTCAAACGAAGCTTCAAACGCCCCAAGGTCAGCCTCAAGCTGCGGGGCCAGAAAGCCGGTGTCGCGCATTTGCACGAAAACATGCTGCGCTTCAACCCTCAGCTTTACCGTGAAAACAGCCAACATTTCCTCAAACAGACCGTGGCCCACGAAGTGGCGCACCTGATCGCCCACCAACTGTTTGGCGAGCGCATCCAGCCCCATGGTGAGGAATGGCAGTTGATCATGCGTGGGGTTTACGAACTGCCGCCGGACCGTTGCCACACCTATGAAGTCAAGCGGCGTCAGGTGACGCGCTATATCTACCGGTGCCCATGTGCCAACAGCGACTTCCCGTTTTCGCCGCAGCGCCATGGGCTGGTGGGCCAGGGGCGGCGGTATTTGTGTCGGCGGTGTCGGCAGACCTTGGTGTTCACTGGGGAAACTCGGGTGGAATGA
- a CDS encoding CaiB/BaiF CoA-transferase family protein, whose translation MSGPLASLKVLDFSTLLPGPFASLMLADMGAEVLRIESPTRMDLLRVLPPHDQGASASHAYLNRNKRSLALDLKRAEALQIVFELVKGTDILIEQFRPGVMDRLGLGYAALSAINPRLIYVSITGYGQTGPYRDRAGHDINYLAVAGVASHTGRRDSGPLPLGVQLADIGGGSLHAVVGLLAAVISRQQSGVGQYLDVSMTDCAFSLNAMAGAGYLACGVEPAWESHVLNGGSFYDYYRTRDGRWMSVGSLEPAFMQPLCEALGRPELALHSLKPEQQPALKQALQVEFEKRSFDEVCALFAGVDACVEPVLNLSEAVAHPQLQARALISQVPRGDGSTQAQIACPLKFSEGLPAPRHIGAAVGAHSDEVLGELGFSAQRIADLRQAKVVG comes from the coding sequence ATGTCAGGCCCCTTGGCGTCCCTCAAAGTGCTGGATTTTTCCACCCTGTTGCCAGGCCCATTCGCCTCACTGATGCTGGCGGACATGGGCGCCGAGGTGCTGCGCATCGAATCGCCGACGCGCATGGATCTGTTGCGCGTGTTGCCGCCCCATGATCAGGGCGCGTCAGCGAGCCATGCCTACCTCAATCGCAACAAACGCAGCCTGGCGCTGGACCTCAAGCGGGCCGAGGCGCTGCAGATCGTGTTCGAGCTGGTCAAGGGCACCGACATCCTCATCGAACAATTCCGCCCCGGCGTAATGGACCGCCTGGGCCTGGGGTATGCGGCCCTGAGCGCGATCAACCCGAGGCTGATCTACGTGTCGATCACCGGCTACGGCCAGACCGGCCCTTACAGGGATCGCGCCGGCCACGATATCAACTACCTGGCCGTGGCCGGCGTGGCCAGCCACACCGGGCGGCGCGACAGTGGGCCGTTGCCGTTGGGGGTGCAATTGGCGGATATCGGCGGCGGGTCGTTGCATGCGGTGGTGGGCTTGCTCGCGGCGGTCATCTCGCGGCAGCAGAGCGGCGTCGGCCAGTACCTGGATGTGAGCATGACCGACTGCGCGTTCAGCCTGAACGCCATGGCCGGCGCGGGTTACCTGGCCTGCGGGGTGGAACCGGCGTGGGAAAGCCATGTGCTCAATGGCGGCAGTTTTTACGATTATTACCGCACCCGTGATGGGCGTTGGATGTCGGTGGGCAGCCTGGAACCGGCCTTCATGCAGCCATTGTGCGAAGCGCTGGGGCGGCCGGAGTTGGCGCTGCACAGCCTCAAGCCTGAGCAGCAGCCGGCCCTCAAGCAGGCGCTGCAGGTGGAATTCGAAAAACGCAGCTTTGATGAAGTGTGCGCGCTGTTTGCTGGAGTGGATGCGTGCGTGGAACCGGTGTTGAACTTGAGTGAAGCGGTAGCGCATCCGCAGCTGCAGGCGCGCGCGCTGATCAGCCAGGTGCCAAGGGGCGATGGCTCGACCCAGGCGCAGATCGCCTGCCCGCTGAAGTTTTCCGAGGGCTTGCCGGCACCACGGCATATTGGCGCGGCTGTCGGTGCGCACAGTGATGAAGTGCTGGGGGAATTGGGCTTCAGTGCTCAGCGGATTGCGGATTTGCGCCAGGCCAAGGTTGTTGGGTGA
- the tusD gene encoding sulfurtransferase complex subunit TusD — MKFAIAVFSAAHAPSSRRALLFAQAALAGGHEIVRLFFYQDGVYSASNNVVAPQDEQDIARQWREFVSAHQLDGVVCIAAALRRGVLNAEEAMRYQRSAVNLEAPWALSGLGQLHDAIQDADRLICFGGS; from the coding sequence ATGAAGTTCGCGATTGCAGTGTTCAGCGCCGCCCACGCGCCCTCCTCGCGCCGCGCCCTGTTGTTCGCCCAGGCGGCCCTGGCCGGCGGGCATGAGATTGTGCGGCTGTTTTTTTACCAGGATGGCGTGTACAGCGCATCCAATAACGTCGTTGCGCCCCAGGACGAGCAAGACATCGCGCGCCAATGGCGCGAGTTCGTCAGCGCCCACCAGCTCGACGGCGTCGTGTGCATCGCTGCAGCCCTGCGCCGTGGCGTGCTCAACGCCGAGGAAGCCATGCGCTATCAACGCAGCGCGGTGAACCTGGAGGCGCCCTGGGCGCTGTCGGGCCTGGGGCAACTGCATGACGCGATCCAGGACGCCGACCGCCTGATCTGTTTTGGAGGTTCATGA
- the tusC gene encoding sulfurtransferase complex subunit TusC, translating into MAKSVLVISRQAPWSGPSAREALDIVLAGGAFDLPIGLLFLDDGVFQLASHQDAKAVQQKDLSANLQALGLFGIDDVFACSHSLAERGLGVPASAQPLAPDAISQLIDRYDQVITL; encoded by the coding sequence ATGGCCAAGTCAGTGCTGGTGATCAGCCGCCAGGCACCATGGTCCGGCCCCAGTGCGCGAGAAGCGCTGGATATCGTGCTGGCCGGTGGCGCGTTCGATCTGCCGATCGGCCTGCTGTTTCTGGACGACGGCGTGTTCCAGCTCGCATCGCACCAGGACGCCAAGGCCGTGCAACAAAAGGATTTGAGCGCCAACCTGCAAGCCCTGGGCCTGTTCGGCATCGATGACGTGTTCGCCTGCAGCCACAGCCTGGCCGAACGCGGGCTGGGTGTGCCGGCCAGCGCGCAGCCTTTGGCCCCTGACGCCATTTCCCAACTGATTGACCGTTACGACCAGGTGATTACCCTCTGA
- the tusB gene encoding sulfurtransferase complex subunit TusB: MSTLHVVSHSPFTDSRLDSCLRVCASADAILLCGDGAYGLRHPALHTKGVKVFVLAEDMQARNLPLPDWADSVDYPGFVQLSIDYDKVNTWL, encoded by the coding sequence ATGTCGACTCTACATGTGGTGTCCCACTCCCCCTTTACCGACAGCCGTCTCGACAGCTGCCTGCGCGTCTGTGCCAGCGCAGATGCGATCCTGCTGTGCGGCGACGGCGCCTACGGCCTGCGCCACCCAGCGCTGCACACCAAAGGCGTGAAGGTGTTCGTGCTGGCTGAAGACATGCAGGCGCGCAACCTGCCTTTGCCGGACTGGGCCGACAGCGTGGATTATCCGGGCTTCGTGCAGCTGTCGATCGACTATGACAAGGTCAACACCTGGTTATGA
- a CDS encoding TusE/DsrC/DsvC family sulfur relay protein has protein sequence MNTLTVGTHTLELDKDGYLVDLDAWSAEIADALAAAESLELTPDHWEILELLRGFYAQYQLSPATRPLIKYVALNLGPEKGNSLHLNKLFNGTPAKLAAKLAGLPRPTNCL, from the coding sequence ATGAATACGCTGACCGTTGGCACACACACCCTCGAACTGGACAAGGACGGCTACTTGGTCGACCTCGACGCGTGGTCTGCCGAGATTGCCGACGCCCTGGCCGCCGCAGAATCGCTGGAACTGACCCCGGACCACTGGGAAATCCTCGAACTGCTGCGCGGCTTTTACGCGCAATATCAGCTGTCGCCGGCCACGCGCCCGCTGATCAAGTACGTCGCCTTGAACCTCGGCCCGGAAAAGGGCAACAGCCTGCACCTCAACAAACTGTTCAACGGCACTCCCGCCAAACTTGCCGCCAAGCTGGCGGGCCTGCCCAGGCCGACGAATTGCTTATGA
- a CDS encoding glycosyl transferase family protein, which produces MTDFAPLTLSTPDEHPFAQFVRILGKGKRGARNLTREEAREAMGMLLDEKVEDTQLGAFLMLLRHKEESPEELAGFTEAVRERLNPPALNVDIDWPTYAGKKRHLPWFLLAAKCLAQNGVRILMHGGGAHTAGRLYTEQLLERLQIPLCRNWQQVEAAYEQGNLAFIPLGDWAPQLQRMIDLRNTLGLRSPIHSLARLLNPLNARCGLQSIFHPGYQGVHRDASGLLGDNVIVVKGDGGEVEINPDTLSHLYGTTGGLSWDEEWPALSAQRHVKPASLEPEHLTALWRGEVEDSYPQLALIATMALALRGLGHTREQAFELARQYWDARDRSI; this is translated from the coding sequence ATGACCGACTTTGCCCCACTGACCCTCTCAACGCCTGACGAGCACCCCTTTGCGCAGTTCGTGCGCATCCTCGGCAAGGGCAAGCGCGGCGCGCGCAACCTCACCCGTGAGGAAGCGCGGGAAGCCATGGGCATGCTGCTCGATGAAAAAGTCGAAGACACCCAACTGGGCGCCTTTCTCATGTTGTTGCGTCACAAGGAAGAAAGCCCGGAAGAGCTCGCCGGCTTCACCGAAGCGGTGCGCGAGCGCTTGAATCCGCCCGCCCTGAATGTGGATATCGATTGGCCGACCTACGCCGGCAAAAAGCGCCATTTGCCGTGGTTCCTGCTGGCGGCCAAATGCCTGGCGCAAAATGGCGTGCGCATCCTCATGCATGGCGGCGGCGCGCATACGGCGGGCCGTCTGTACACCGAGCAACTGCTGGAGCGTCTGCAGATACCGCTGTGCCGCAATTGGCAGCAGGTCGAGGCGGCGTATGAACAAGGCAACCTGGCGTTTATCCCGCTGGGCGACTGGGCGCCTCAGTTGCAGCGCATGATCGACCTGCGCAACACCCTGGGCCTGCGCTCGCCGATCCACTCCCTGGCCCGCTTGCTCAACCCGCTGAATGCCCGTTGCGGCCTGCAAAGCATCTTCCATCCGGGTTACCAGGGCGTGCACCGCGATGCCAGTGGCTTGCTGGGCGACAACGTGATTGTGGTCAAGGGCGATGGCGGCGAAGTCGAAATCAACCCCGACACCCTCAGCCACCTGTACGGCACCACCGGTGGCCTGAGCTGGGACGAAGAATGGCCCGCCCTCTCCGCCCAGCGCCACGTCAAACCGGCGAGCCTGGAGCCTGAGCACCTGACCGCCCTGTGGCGTGGCGAGGTCGAGGACAGCTACCCGCAACTGGCGCTGATCGCGACCATGGCCCTGGCCTTGCGCGGCCTCGGACATACCCGGGAGCAGGCATTTGAACTGGCCCGGCAGTATTGGGATGCGCGCGACAGATCGATTTAG